Genomic window (Alnus glutinosa chromosome 9, dhAlnGlut1.1, whole genome shotgun sequence):
ataaaaaaagaaaacatgggTGCTGGGCAGAAGATAGAGGTACAAATAGGCATGCATATATGCTAGAAGCCTGGAAACAATAGACAGTTTTTCTTATGAACAGAGGGAAGAAAGGGTAAAGGGAGTTGAAGTCATAATAGATTTTAGACAGGATTGGGTACATCAAAAGACAGAAGTTGCTTCAAAAGTATTTGTCTGTCCTTCCCTTGAACCCAATTTGCCCAAAAGTAAGCACGACGAACAGTCCGAGGTGCCACGTAATCAACCACAACCTGCACACAACACGTTTCCAACCCACATGCTCAAACCCCCCAAACAATAAGAGAAGAATAATGATAGTTGTACATCACTCctacaacaaatgtacaacaccccttcacatggggtgggctccacacactgtgggacccaccccatgtgaaggggtgttgtacatttgttgtacacttggtgtacaggAATCACTTCCCATAAGAGAAAGATATATGATTTCTGCACAACTGTTATGTAGATTCAAGAGATATGGGTGGGTTTCATGTGGTGGGTCTCACCACATAAGTCCCACGTAGAATCCAATCTACGTCTTTTGTCTTTTACACAATAATTGTGCAACCGTTGTGTAAAAGACATTTCTgtaagaaaaatgattattatACAACATTGTTGTGTACCAAACACTCCTTAAACATTAAACACATACTACTAAGATAACGTGTCAAGAACATGACAATGACAATAAATACTTGATATTTTCtatgataattatataataatattttattaaatagcattattcttaaatattatttaaaagaatataaaatcaTTAAGGTTCTTGTGGAATGTTGGTATTTAcccgaaaaaataaaaagaaaacattgtgAGCCTTTAATAGTAGTagttctaaaataaaataatccgaACATAGCGGTCCCATGGTCTAGTGGTCAGGACATTGGACTCTGAATCCAGTAACCCGAGTTCAAGTCTCGGTGGGACCTCTTTTATAATCTTTCTATTTTTGGGCATTAACCACTTACCAGCAAGTTTGAAAATACTACAGCATTCAAGCCCGATCCAGTATTTTTGGATCAAACTGGGTCGGGCTTGAATTAGGACACGTTTGGATGCAGGAATATTCGAGTTGGGCCAAGCTAGCTGCCTCAAGGCTTTACACGTTCGAAGCCCCAAccagaaaacagagaaaaaggaaaagcacTTTCGAAGCAAACTCTTCTCCTGCCCTAAATcaaattgttttagttttcactGCACTTTTGGGATATTAGAAAGTTTTGGGTTTAGTTTCTTCAGCAAATTTGTGGCTCCAAACCTTTAAACAAACTAATTAAGTTTTCTCAGCAGTTATCATACAGAGCTTGATCCAAAATCCAACTAATTAATCGATCGGGATTAAACTcttaagagaaatgttacatgCATGCTCAAGTTCATACTTCTTGATATGACAgtcaaaatcactattgaattttggatgaatcaccattaaattttttatcaaatgataatttttactgtcatatcAGAGACTATACAATTAAAAATGCTTGTAGCAATTTCTCAACCGTTTGGTATTGCAAGAATTAGGACGTATTTGGTATGTAGGAAAAGATTCAAGAATTGAATAATTCCGTCGTTTAGTTTGTTTATTATTCCTAAAAGTCATCATTCCATTTTTACATCAATTGGGTGTGCActtgattaataaaataaaaattgaaacatataAAATCgctttaattaataaaatgaaagatgTTTAAATGGAATGGTACTCACCAGAACTGAGAAGTGAGAGCAGGAGGGGTGGGGAAGTGAGCGAGCTCGGTTCCAATGCTTTCAAAGAAGAGACCCGTCAAACTCTTGCCGTCGATTGCAGGTACGCTGGAAGGCGCCAACCATCCGATTAACCCAAATCCTATAACATTCAGATCCTTGCGCAGCCAATCTCTTTCAAAACTTTCCCAAACAAAAAGCCAACCATCATCAGTGATCAGTACCACCATCATCAACAAAAACCAACGGTCTTGATCAGTTAAAACCAAATCAGACTTCACTCCCACTACTACTTACCACGTAAACTTTCCTCCCGAAGCACGAGCCTGCCTCAGAGGATTCCTAACACCCACAGAGGACCTCACAAAaccttaagaaaaataaataaataaatgctatatatatcaaCGATTTATACAGTAAATACACTAATAATATGGAAAACTTCAGTAAATCTCCCTaaatttttatcacttttgcaatcaatCCTCTAAAGTTCAAAAACTATTAAATTAGTGTatcaaagttttaaaaaaatttgcaatatcaACCGTCCGctaggattttccgttaaatcttaaaagattgagtgatgaattttcaaaataacctcctttaaaaaaaaaaaaattgtaatttaaaggtaattttgtaattttataaattttacggTGGATATAAGGGCCATTTTACCTTTTGACTGATTTAACTCCAAATCGTAACGACAAAAGTgatattacaaaaaattaaaagttcaatATACTAAATCgagagttttttaaatttaagggaattataaaaatgatgaaagttcGGGGggttaagtgaaatttttttctagtaataataacaataactgTTATAgctattacaattttttttttttttttttttaaaaaaaaaagaaccattgcaacttaattaaaaattaaaatttctatttttaaaattgcttAAACTCTTaaattaagtgataatttaaaatagTATAAGAGGTTTTTAGTTTGATCCTTACTTCACAATTTACTTTAgctcttttttaattaaaatattctacATATCAGGTCCCAAATATATAGCAACCAATTAATACATATTTGAGAACGCATTTTTAAACACTGctgtgaaaattttattttcagaaagaattttttaattagtttcagaaattaaaacaaaactaaacaattaattaataacatattccGAAATTGCTTTTCTTGTTATATATGCAAATGATTAAGATATCTAAAAGAATTGATTTCGATCATGAGCAACATGGCCTAAGACTGGCCGGAGAGCTTTGGATCGGAGCAACACCTGAAGTGAGGCATGTTCTCTTAGCGGCGGCGGAGACCCGGGAAGGTGATGACAAGGAGGAGCTGCCCAGGCCTACGACGGTTGATGCGGTGGCAAAGGTTGCAGCCATTTTCAGTCGGAGGGTTTTGCTGAAGCTGAAGAGACTGACCGGCTCAGAAATGTAAATCGTAATTCAATGGTGGTAGGCTTTGTGGAATGTGATGGATATTTTGTGGCAGATAGATTGCATGGATCTGGTGCAGTTCAATGATATTGTGCCACGTCGGAGTTCTGTGGATAAAGTGGGATCTGCGTTTGATCTCATGCTGATATTGAGGGAATATTAAGCTCACATGCCCGTGAGACCGTCAGTACTTGTTGAGTGGGCCTTGATTTTTGAAGATAGTTTCTGAAAGGAAAATGCTGcgcattctaaatttttttaaaaatataataatttcatCAGGTTAAATCAGACAGTTAAAGGGTAAAATTACCATCATACCTTTGTAAAGCTCATAAAATTATCAAACCATTCCCTTTtaggaagggaaaaaaaaaaaaaaggagggtaTTTTGGCAATTCCACATCCTTGATTAGAATTTTACATAAAATCCTAACGACCGGTGAGATCGCAAAAAATTTAAAGCTTTATATACTAAATTGAGTATTTTTTAACTTTGGGGAGTGCGTTGAAATATTGTAAAAGTGATAGAAGTTCAGAGAGATTAAGTAAAGTTTctagtatttcttttttctttttttttttttactaaaaaaacttctttagtttcaaaaaatgatttctactttaaatttaaattattttcggGTTTTGAGTTTCTTCTTCTCGAACCATTAAtggaccaccaacaagcaagcatTAGGCCACCGTCGAATCATCAACGAGCCACCCCGGACCACCATCGAGCCATCTTAGACTACCGCTGAGACCCCTCAAACCTCCACCGAGCCACTCCTAGACCACCACCCAGCAACCCTTGGACCACCGTCGTGCCACCACCGGACCACTGATGAGCCTCAGCCAGACCACAACTAGAACTCAAATTATTatgttgtttatatatattatattgatattttatGTTGTGGAtgagaattgatttttataggctagtatgattgaatgaaaaaaaaaataaaaaaaaaaaaaaaatatttgttacatCCATATGATTgaaaacgccgaaaaatattttaagcagAAAACTTattcttgaaaaataatttccttgaaattattttctgacataaaatattttacgccgaaacaaacggagtctTAACCTTTCCttaattttcatcatttttacaattacCCCCGGGTTCAAAAACTTCACTTTAAGCCCTCTCAATTTTCATCACTCTTGTAATTAcctatcaaaattcaaaaactctcaatttagtgtatcgaactttaaagaaaaaatcaatctcactttccgttaggattttctgttaaattctaactgATGTTATTGTAATTTAAgtgtaattttgttattgtataaagttTATAGAGGTATGAGCTTCATTTTACCATTTAACAGTTTGACTTAATTAACCTCACCCTAACGAGAGATgtgagattgcaaaaaattgaaagatcaatacactaaattaagagtttttgaactttagaGGGGTAATTATAAAAGTTATGAAAgttcaaagaaattgaaatttttcccagtaattaaatattttagctaatttataatcaatatttttatattgatGACAAGATGTTAGTTTATTTAGTGCGTTAAAGGAGATCAGTGTATACTATTTATACATTCAGTAAAGGTTGAtatctaattaaaataattgcagattatattataatttcataaaatcgcaaatatatatatatatacacgtactATGTTTCTAGATAAGgctttttccttttgtgtggacatgtaaaaaaaaaaaaaaaaaaaaaaaaaaaattgcttctcCATGGACCGGTCTAATATGTCTATCCACTATGAGGCAAGGCCATTAAATGGACTCTACATGGGCAGTGTTATttagttggtttttttatttggtttttgtaactttcttCTTTTGTATTGTTATGCTGTTGtagtcattttatttatttttttaaaaaaaataaaaaaagaaaaagaacactgAAGAGCCAaaagtctcttttttttcttcaggtAAATCTGACCTTTACCCTTGGTCCTCTAGCTCTCTTTCGGTAAAGCCTTTTGTTGCAA
Coding sequences:
- the LOC133878600 gene encoding photosystem I subunit O, which codes for MAATFATASTVVGLGSSSLSSPSRVSAAAKRTCLTSGFVRSSVGVRNPLRQARASGGKFTCFERDWLRKDLNVIGFGLIGWLAPSSVPAIDGKSLTGLFFESIGTELAHFPTPPALTSQFWLWLITWHLGLFVVLTFGQIGFKGRTDKYF